A stretch of the Massilia varians genome encodes the following:
- a CDS encoding PAAR domain-containing protein — protein MRNVIRLGDGTSHGGKVVSTGASNFKVHGVPVACVGDPCSCPLPGHSDCTITTGSPHHLINGKQIAFHGDSLSCGAKLISSFKHFSMAQ, from the coding sequence ATGCGAAACGTCATCCGGTTAGGGGACGGCACCTCTCACGGCGGGAAAGTGGTCAGTACCGGGGCCTCCAACTTCAAGGTTCACGGTGTACCGGTGGCGTGCGTTGGAGACCCCTGCAGCTGCCCGTTACCAGGGCACAGCGATTGCACGATTACGACTGGCTCGCCTCATCACCTCATCAACGGCAAGCAAATCGCCTTCCACGGCGACAGTCTCAGTTGCGGCGCCAAGCTTATCTCATCCTTCAAGCACTTCAGTATGGCCCAGTAG
- a CDS encoding type VI lipase adapter Tla3 domain-containing protein, which translates to MNSDALADPGEFRRPTAWKYVLGAVVAFPLVFVLWVAFEYFVLHPELANVEVETTMDRIRWFGVPLLLIVVLFGGKWIKDSFAANAREQEWRHKTQQLKDQEAAARTEKTRREYVLEVLGLGVTYEKYRQGKLWDALQRGNPHTSIRETDPKKYEWAGNDKIGDSGSRALDALENGVEPSPMFWGVPSMYAGIPTENPGHQPCDIQPVAGLAAGAEGTGMAWHLFVTGPWQLSERPDQLLEQAFAFFDKYPDLPYLVLLSNDDMATRDSNRRPGTPTLVTDGYYIPERPDATAVFVLARRERVEPLRPYVWDDPDNDYLQENLRRMYFKLMQDVPKPERTTHTEKFSNNRQPSVVEWLQAAAAFATRPVFDKKDGSPLVDAFKRWANHPPKDWKPTPWFPLPWNREQMKAFDNLPSLGFIHRPVFVKFEDEQGKPVSRRDARQKLLETGWHKALQTLSDTERAKGPARIIAAFDNIVDHLVAMEGVLHQYAAQGGPEIDTGKTAQFINTDRRLGNTGAASFFMQMAIGVMGSYIEGGPSVAINLRDPTGASIVFISPPTEERRKAQEHWNVFKHQVKPAIDPENYKAPKVGEVLQEGDAQ; encoded by the coding sequence ATGAACAGCGACGCGCTCGCAGACCCAGGGGAATTTCGGCGACCGACAGCCTGGAAATACGTCTTGGGCGCAGTGGTGGCGTTTCCACTCGTGTTCGTGCTGTGGGTCGCGTTTGAATACTTCGTGCTGCATCCGGAGCTTGCTAATGTTGAGGTGGAGACCACGATGGACAGAATACGCTGGTTCGGCGTGCCTTTGCTGCTGATCGTAGTCCTGTTTGGAGGCAAATGGATCAAGGACTCATTTGCCGCGAATGCCCGCGAGCAGGAATGGCGGCATAAGACGCAGCAGCTCAAGGACCAGGAAGCTGCCGCGCGCACCGAGAAGACTCGCCGCGAATACGTGCTCGAGGTGCTGGGCTTGGGCGTCACCTACGAGAAGTACCGGCAGGGCAAGTTGTGGGATGCGCTTCAACGAGGGAATCCGCACACCAGCATACGCGAGACCGACCCGAAGAAGTATGAGTGGGCAGGAAACGACAAGATTGGCGATTCGGGAAGCCGTGCATTGGACGCACTGGAGAACGGTGTCGAACCGTCTCCGATGTTCTGGGGCGTGCCGAGCATGTATGCCGGCATTCCGACCGAAAACCCCGGCCATCAACCCTGCGATATCCAGCCGGTAGCGGGACTGGCCGCCGGCGCCGAAGGCACTGGCATGGCTTGGCACCTCTTCGTGACCGGACCCTGGCAGCTCAGCGAACGTCCGGACCAGCTACTGGAGCAGGCGTTCGCGTTCTTCGACAAGTACCCCGATCTGCCCTACCTAGTGCTGTTGTCCAATGACGACATGGCCACACGCGACAGCAATCGCCGCCCTGGCACGCCTACGCTCGTGACGGATGGCTACTACATTCCAGAGCGGCCGGACGCGACCGCCGTGTTCGTGCTGGCCCGGCGCGAGCGGGTCGAGCCGCTGCGCCCCTACGTGTGGGACGACCCGGACAACGACTACCTGCAAGAGAACCTGCGACGTATGTACTTCAAACTTATGCAGGACGTCCCTAAGCCAGAGAGGACCACCCATACCGAGAAATTCAGCAATAATCGTCAACCTTCGGTGGTGGAATGGTTGCAAGCAGCAGCCGCCTTCGCCACGCGCCCGGTCTTCGACAAAAAGGACGGCAGTCCGCTCGTCGACGCATTCAAGCGCTGGGCCAACCATCCCCCGAAGGACTGGAAGCCAACGCCGTGGTTTCCGCTTCCGTGGAACCGCGAACAGATGAAGGCGTTCGACAATTTGCCGTCGCTTGGATTCATCCACCGCCCGGTCTTCGTCAAGTTCGAGGACGAGCAGGGCAAACCGGTAAGTCGGCGCGACGCGCGCCAGAAGCTGCTGGAAACCGGCTGGCACAAGGCTTTGCAAACCCTGTCGGACACCGAACGCGCCAAAGGACCGGCCAGGATCATCGCAGCCTTCGACAACATCGTCGACCATCTGGTGGCGATGGAAGGCGTACTGCATCAATACGCGGCGCAGGGCGGACCGGAAATCGACACTGGCAAGACTGCTCAGTTCATCAACACGGACAGAAGACTGGGCAACACCGGGGCGGCGAGTTTCTTCATGCAGATGGCGATCGGCGTCATGGGCAGTTACATCGAAGGTGGACCGTCGGTTGCCATCAACTTGCGTGACCCGACCGGGGCCAGCATTGTCTTCATCAGCCCGCCGACCGAGGAACGGCGCAAGGCGCAGGAACACTGGAACGTGTTCAAGCACCAGGTCAAGCCAGCGATCGATCCGGAGAACTACAAGGCGCCGAAGGTTGGTGAGGTTTTACAGGAAGGCGACGCACAGTGA